In the Helicobacter typhlonius genome, one interval contains:
- a CDS encoding acyl-[ACP]--phospholipid O-acyltransferase has protein sequence MNRLWKITGFLPFIVVAFINAFMDLGHKITIQNTIYKVYDGSELTLLTSIINALILLPFIFLFSPSGFLADKYPKNVVMRICAWFGLLLSIIIALCYFLGYFWFAFIATLFMAAQSAIYSPAKYGFIKDLVGKDLLAWGNGVMQAVAIVAILAGMSVFSLLFESLYALSDLGFLAQKGEILQSVAPLGFVLIACALIELYLCYTLPTLTQRTQEVFDKEAYLRGSLLKANFKLLTSHRNIWLSVIGIAVFWSISQLLLATFPTYVKMTFAELNTFKVQMIIACSGFGIIIGSIIAGRFSKQYIETGLIPIGAGFICITTMLILSFSSLTSYAVLFFFFGVGGALFIVPLNALIQFHAKEGELGKILAGNNFVQNIAMLLFLLIGTLVSLGNIDVVYLFYFCMIVALCGAIYVVKLLPFSLVRMLVTLAFFQRYRLNVEGFENVPERGGVLLLGNHISFIDWAMVQLALPRKVYFVMERSYYDRWYIRIFLDFFGVIPVSNAGSRKALESIAQKLIQGHMVCIFPEGAISRHGHLNTFKNGFELAAKNVNENQAVILPFYIRGLWGSAFSHSHQGFQERRKSFAKRNITIAFGESLDIHSNAQQVKAKVFELSFSAWKSQCEVLPTLGKAWVDSAKKWGSEVAIIDSLSGSMSYTRMLSLTLILSKLFAEQTKEQQNVGIILPASLASALCNLSLLMATKTIVNLNFTAGQKAIDAAIKSAQIQTIYTSQKFMDKLEGKGVSLNFSQNVRVLYMEDLVDKVKANKLDFVCKMAQAILLPSFMLKWFYIKAQKNTDIAAILFSSGSEGKPKGVMLSHLNIMSNILQISDVIHARDGDSMLSSLPPFHAFGLTVTTLMPLLEGMLSVTHADPTDAIGVAKAIAKNKVSVMCGTSTFLGIYARSNKVDKLMFDSLRLVVAGAEKLKKDVKEAFVMKFNKEIYEGYGATETTPVASVNLPSEFDVDNWELHKASKEGSVGMPLPGSAIRIVEPNTMQEMPVGEDGLILIGGHQVMVGYLNDEEKTKEVIVEIDGIRWYKSGDKGHLDADGFIHIVDRYSRFAKIGGEMVSLGGIEEEIAKLIKKYEIDDGLKYVATAIDDSKKGESVILLVSGEKTEYEKIEKIIKEVQIPALFKPSKILRVESIPVLGSGKVDFKGAKDLAQKLLNV, from the coding sequence ATGAATAGACTATGGAAAATCACGGGATTTTTGCCATTTATCGTTGTGGCTTTTATCAATGCTTTTATGGATTTAGGGCATAAAATCACTATTCAAAATACAATTTATAAAGTCTATGATGGAAGCGAACTTACACTCTTAACAAGCATTATTAACGCACTTATCTTACTTCCTTTTATATTTCTTTTTTCTCCTTCTGGTTTCTTGGCTGATAAATATCCTAAAAATGTTGTTATGCGTATATGTGCGTGGTTTGGCTTGTTGCTTAGTATCATTATTGCGTTGTGTTATTTTTTGGGTTATTTTTGGTTTGCTTTTATAGCTACTTTGTTTATGGCAGCTCAATCGGCGATTTATTCTCCTGCAAAATATGGCTTTATCAAAGATTTGGTAGGTAAGGATTTACTTGCGTGGGGAAATGGTGTGATGCAGGCAGTAGCGATTGTAGCTATTTTAGCAGGTATGAGCGTTTTCTCACTTCTATTTGAATCTTTGTATGCTTTGAGTGATTTAGGATTCCTAGCACAAAAAGGTGAGATTTTGCAAAGTGTTGCTCCGCTTGGTTTTGTGCTTATTGCGTGTGCTCTAATAGAATTATATTTATGCTATACCCTTCCCACACTTACGCAACGCACACAAGAGGTTTTTGATAAGGAAGCATATTTGAGAGGTTCTTTATTAAAAGCAAATTTTAAATTACTCACTTCTCATCGTAATATTTGGTTATCTGTAATAGGCATAGCTGTATTTTGGTCTATCTCTCAATTACTTTTAGCGACTTTTCCGACTTATGTAAAGATGACTTTTGCGGAGTTAAATACCTTTAAGGTGCAGATGATTATTGCTTGTTCGGGCTTTGGAATTATTATAGGCTCTATTATTGCGGGACGATTTTCAAAGCAATATATTGAAACAGGGCTTATCCCTATTGGGGCAGGATTTATTTGTATAACTACTATGCTGATTTTAAGTTTTTCTTCTCTTACATCTTATGCTGTGCTCTTTTTCTTTTTTGGTGTGGGTGGCGCACTTTTTATAGTTCCGCTTAATGCTTTAATACAATTCCACGCCAAAGAGGGTGAGTTAGGCAAGATTCTAGCAGGTAATAATTTCGTGCAAAATATTGCTATGCTTTTATTTTTGCTTATAGGCACTCTTGTATCTTTAGGTAATATTGATGTAGTGTATCTTTTTTATTTTTGTATGATTGTCGCATTGTGTGGGGCAATTTATGTTGTGAAGCTTTTGCCCTTTTCGCTTGTAAGAATGCTTGTTACTCTTGCATTTTTTCAAAGATACCGCTTAAATGTAGAGGGTTTTGAAAATGTCCCTGAACGAGGCGGCGTATTATTACTTGGCAATCATATATCTTTCATAGATTGGGCTATGGTGCAGTTGGCACTACCGCGTAAGGTGTATTTTGTAATGGAGCGGAGTTATTATGATAGGTGGTATATACGCATTTTTCTTGATTTTTTTGGTGTGATTCCTGTCTCAAATGCCGGAAGCAGAAAAGCTTTAGAATCTATTGCACAAAAACTCATACAAGGGCATATGGTATGTATTTTTCCGGAAGGTGCAATATCGCGACACGGGCATTTAAATACCTTTAAAAATGGCTTTGAACTTGCTGCTAAAAATGTAAATGAAAATCAAGCTGTAATATTGCCCTTTTATATACGCGGTTTATGGGGGAGTGCATTTTCACACTCTCATCAAGGATTCCAAGAAAGACGCAAAAGCTTTGCTAAACGCAATATCACGATTGCTTTTGGAGAATCTTTAGATATTCACTCTAACGCACAGCAGGTTAAGGCTAAAGTGTTTGAGTTATCTTTTAGTGCGTGGAAATCTCAATGCGAAGTCTTGCCTACACTTGGCAAGGCGTGGGTAGATTCTGCAAAGAAGTGGGGAAGTGAAGTGGCTATTATAGATAGCCTAAGTGGTTCTATGAGTTATACGCGAATGCTTAGCCTTACACTTATTCTCTCTAAGCTTTTTGCAGAGCAGACAAAGGAGCAGCAAAATGTGGGAATTATACTTCCTGCCTCACTTGCAAGTGCATTATGTAATCTTTCTTTGCTTATGGCGACAAAAACCATTGTGAATCTTAATTTCACGGCTGGACAAAAGGCGATTGATGCTGCTATTAAATCCGCACAAATTCAGACAATTTATACTTCACAAAAATTTATGGATAAACTTGAAGGCAAGGGCGTGAGTTTAAATTTCTCGCAAAATGTGAGAGTGTTATATATGGAGGATTTAGTTGATAAGGTTAAAGCAAATAAGCTTGATTTTGTGTGTAAAATGGCTCAAGCGATTTTATTGCCCTCTTTTATGCTTAAATGGTTTTATATAAAAGCGCAGAAAAACACAGATATAGCCGCAATTCTTTTTAGTAGTGGGAGTGAGGGTAAGCCAAAAGGTGTAATGCTTTCACATTTAAATATTATGAGCAATATTTTGCAAATTTCTGATGTCATTCACGCGCGCGATGGGGATTCTATGCTTTCGTCTTTGCCACCATTTCACGCCTTTGGTTTAACCGTTACTACACTTATGCCTTTGCTTGAGGGTATGCTCTCTGTTACACACGCAGACCCAACTGATGCAATAGGCGTTGCTAAGGCAATAGCAAAAAACAAAGTGAGTGTGATGTGCGGCACTTCTACGTTTTTGGGTATTTATGCGCGTAGTAATAAGGTAGATAAGCTTATGTTTGATTCTTTGCGACTTGTGGTAGCGGGAGCGGAAAAACTCAAAAAAGATGTAAAAGAAGCCTTTGTGATGAAGTTTAATAAAGAAATCTATGAAGGCTATGGTGCGACAGAGACTACACCTGTGGCAAGTGTGAATCTACCGAGTGAATTTGATGTGGATAATTGGGAATTACATAAAGCAAGTAAGGAGGGCAGCGTGGGTATGCCTTTGCCCGGAAGTGCCATTAGAATTGTTGAGCCAAATACTATGCAGGAAATGCCTGTGGGCGAGGACGGGTTGATACTTATCGGCGGACATCAAGTAATGGTAGGGTATCTCAATGATGAGGAAAAAACCAAAGAGGTGATTGTAGAAATTGATGGGATTAGGTGGTATAAAAGTGGCGATAAGGGGCATTTAGATGCCGATGGATTCATTCATATTGTGGATAGATATTCGCGTTTTGCAAAAATTGGTGGGGAAATGGTAAGTCTTGGTGGGATTGAGGAAGAGATTGCAAAGCTTATCAAAAAATATGAGATTGATGATGGGCTTAAATATGTTGCCACAGCGATAGATGATAGCAAAAAGGGCGAGAGTGTCATTCTTCTTGTGAGCGGTGAAAAGACAGAATATGAAAAAATAGAAAAAATTATCAAAGAAGTGCAAATCCCAGCACTTTTTAAGCCATCTAAGATTCTAAGAGTGGAATCTATCCCCGTGCTTGGCTCGGGTAAGGTGGATTTCAAAGGTGCGAAAGATTTAGCACAAAAGCTCCTCAATGTGTGA
- a CDS encoding DUF3240 family protein: MQQETLSVDIYCKKELKDSIVDMLLEDGYDDFFYIQCEKYASSSFLKSTIEQVSGRQEYGLFRMFLSDQQGVRSVINKLFQAFGTDNVRIYTHSVFSPLEFTTNAKET; encoded by the coding sequence ATGCAACAAGAAACATTAAGCGTAGATATTTATTGTAAGAAAGAGCTAAAAGACTCTATTGTAGATATGCTATTAGAGGACGGATATGATGATTTTTTTTATATCCAGTGTGAAAAATATGCCTCAAGCTCATTCCTTAAAAGCACCATAGAGCAAGTAAGTGGTAGGCAGGAATATGGACTATTTAGAATGTTTCTAAGCGACCAGCAAGGTGTGCGTTCTGTAATAAATAAGCTTTTCCAAGCCTTTGGCACAGATAATGTGAGAATCTACACACATTCTGTATTTTCGCCTTTGGAGTTCACTACTAACGCGAAAGAAACCTAA
- the dcd gene encoding dCTP deaminase, producing the protein MGLKSDLWIKEMSKNGMIEPFCEKQVGKNIVSYGLSSYGYDIRVGHEFMIFTNIGATLVDPKSFDERNVVEVDASKEGFCLVPPNSFALARTIEYFRIPRNVLAICLGKSTYARCGIIVNVTPFEPEFEGHITIEISNTTPLPAKIYANEGIAQVLFLEGDESCEVSYKDKNGKYQGQIGITLPKVLRG; encoded by the coding sequence ATGGGGTTAAAGTCGGATTTGTGGATTAAAGAAATGAGTAAAAATGGTATGATTGAGCCATTTTGTGAAAAGCAAGTGGGAAAAAATATCGTAAGTTATGGACTTTCAAGCTATGGGTATGATATTCGCGTGGGACACGAATTTATGATTTTTACAAATATCGGCGCAACTTTGGTTGATCCTAAAAGCTTTGATGAACGCAATGTTGTGGAGGTAGATGCAAGTAAGGAGGGCTTTTGCCTCGTGCCTCCAAACTCCTTTGCTCTTGCACGCACAATAGAATATTTTAGAATCCCGCGCAATGTTTTGGCGATTTGTCTAGGTAAAAGCACCTATGCGCGCTGTGGGATAATCGTCAATGTTACACCTTTTGAACCCGAATTTGAGGGGCATATCACGATTGAGATTAGCAACACTACGCCGCTTCCGGCAAAAATTTATGCCAATGAGGGTATAGCGCAGGTGCTTTTCCTTGAGGGCGATGAGTCTTGTGAGGTAAGCTATAAGGATAAGAATGGTAAGTATCAAGGGCAGATTGGGATAACTCTACCAAAAGTGTTGAGAGGATAA